GTTCGATCGTTTAGATTTATATGAGTCTGTTCCAGAAAATCAAGATGATCAACCTGAATGCAGAATCCATGGTTTTGAGAAGAGATTTCAATATGCTTGGTTGAAAGTTCCTGTACCGGATGATTCAAGCCATGATGGCCAAACTTTAATTTAAAACTTTTTCCACCCAGGGCCAGTCCTAAAAGCTGATGCCCAAGACAGATCCCAGCCATTGGGTAGTGTTCGCTTAAAAGGGAAATAGTGTGTATAGTGTCTTCTAAAGCAGCAGGATCACCCGGTCCATTGGATAGAAAAATAGCATCCGGAGATAATTTGTGCACCTGTTCATAGGTAAAATGGGCCGGAACGACTAATAAATCCAGGCCCTCTTCTTTTAGGAGTCTTAAAATATTCCATTTGATGCCAAAATCAAAGACCACTACTTTGGGTCCCGATCCTGGCCACGCATACCGGCTATTTTCAAGGCTTACTTTTTGAGGGCCACTATCTGTCCAAATGTAAGGGTGTTTGCATGTGGCCTCATAGGCCAGGTTGGCCCCTTCCATGCTTGGTAGTTCCTTGGCATGTTCAGCCAGTTTTTTCGGATCAAGTTCTTCAGTAGAAATAATGCCGCGCATGGCCCCAAAAATACGCAGATGTCTGGTCAGGGCCCGTGTATCTATGCCTTCTATGCCCATGACATTGTGTCTTTTTAAATAAGCCGGCAGGCTTTCCTGGGCCCGCCAGTTGGATGGAATATGACAACATTCTTTGACAATAAAAGCAGCTACCTGGACTCGATCCGATTCCACATCTTCTAAATTTACTCCATAATTACCGATCAGGGGATAGGTCATACACACCATCTGGCCCAGGTAAGAAGGGTCAGTTAATACTTCCTGATAGCCGGTCATGCCGGTATTAAAAATTACTTCTCCCTGGGCTTTACCATGTCCGGTAAAGGATTTGCCTTCAAACCAAGTGCCATCTTCGAGGGCTAAAATTGCCTGCATTGCGTTTCTCCTTTTTTCGTGAACAGTAAACCGTGAACAGTGGGCAGTGATAAGGGGAACAGTGCAGAAGTGTTTCCCTTACCCCTTCTACCCCTCACTTAAAAGCTGACAAACTCTTGGGATATCTTCTGGTCTATCTACACCATGACACTCAAAATTAGTCTGTACGACTAAAATGGGAATATCTGCTTCTAATAATCTTAATTGTTCCAGTTTCTCCCACTTCTCAAGGCGACTTTCGCCTAAAGTTTTAAATTTGGCAAGTATATTCATGCGCATGGCGTATAGGCCAATATGACCCAAGTATTTTGGTTGATTATCTCGGCCAAAGGGAATGGGTGAGCGGGAAAAATACAGGGCTCGGCCGCTACTTGAGCAGACAACTTTAACTATATTCGGATCTTTTGCCTGTTCGAAAGAGATTTGTCTGGCTAAAGTGGTTACTTGAACTTCGGAACTTGTAGTAAAAGGCATTAAAAGTTCTGTGAGCATCTCTGGGTTTAGAGCTGGTTCATCGCCTTGGATATTAACTACTACACTGTCATCCGGTAACTTCAGCTTTTGTGCAGCCTCTAGGACCCGGTCCGTGCCACTTTTATGTTCTTCACTGGTCATAAGCACTGGTACACCTAAATCAGAAGCGGCCTTAAAAATACGATTGTCATCCGTGGCCAGGTAGACTTCCTTGAGCATAGAACACTTTTTGGCGCGAGCATAAACATGCCAGAACATTGGTTTGCCCAGGATATTGGCCAGGGGTTTGCCTGGAAAGCGGCTGGATTTATATCTGGCTGGAATGATTGCGTAAAAATTTATTGATTTGGTCGCAGACAAGGTCTGTTCCCCCTTTTTTGTCCTGAATATACTCTAGAAACCTTGCATGAACTTCATCCCTGGAAATAGTTTTGGTCTTGGTTAGCTCAGTATATAATTCCTGGGCATCATTAACTTGAATGACCAGGTGCTGCTGGATAATTTCTTGACCAACCCATTTAAAATTATCCCAAAATGGCCCTATGCAGGGAATAACGCCCTGGGAGATGGGCTCAAGAAAATTTTGCCCTCCGCATGGTACAAGGCTTCCGCCCACATAAACTGATCTGGCCAAGGCATAAGCCGGAATAAGTTCGCCAAATGTATCCCAGACAATCACAAGGGAATTAGAAATCTGTTCTTTTAGCCTGGAGCGTAAGACCCAGTTGATTTCCTCTCTGCTTAAAAATTCTTTCCAGGCATCCAGCCTGTGCATGTGTCTGGGGAAAAGGCCGATAATGGTCCGTGGATGGCTGGACATAATTTTTTTGATCAGCCATTTGATCTTGTCTTCTTCCTGTTCGCGTACGGATCCTAAAACAATCAAGGGTGATTTGGGCTTAAAATATTTGGCCAAGGGGTTTTGCACGTAATTTAATGGTGGGGCCACAGAGATCTGGTCGAATTTAATATTAGGCATTGTTTTTATTTTGGCCTTTGAGAAAATATCGGCAAATCTTCTGGCATCATTTTCAGAGATGGCTAAAATTTTGCTTGGGCCGATGGCGCGTAACAAGCCCCTTATTTTTAAATACCTGCTATAGCTTTTAGTACTCATGCGTGCGTTGGCTAAAATAACCGGAATGGATTTTACTTTACATATTGATAAAAAAGAGGGCCATATCTCTGTTTCCAGAATAAGGACCAGTCTGGGGGAGATTTTAGCCAGTGACCTGTACATTATGCACAACGGATCAAAGGGGAAATAGGCCAGATGGATATGAGGATTGTTTATTTTCTTTTTTAACACCTCAAATCCTTGACTGGTACAGGTGGTAATCAGGATCTTGGTTGAGTGGTTGAGTGGTTGAGTAGTTGAGTTGGCCGGACTGGTTAAATGGTTGATGATGGTTATTGCCAGCTGCGCTTCTCCCACCGAGGCTGCCTGAATCCATAAGTCAAAAGGCCCTTTTGGCAGGCAGAACCCCCAGCGTTGTTTCAGCCCCTGACGCAGGCGGGAGGAGAAAAAGGTAAAAGGCAGGAAAAGATACCATGCCAGGGTGTAAAGTAACAATATAAGCCAGTGGTGCATTTTGATCATTGTATCCTGCTTTTTTGTTCAACGTTCAATGTTCAACGTTCAATGTTCAAAGTTCGATGTTTAAAACTGAATACTTCCATGTTAAATTGTTTTAACATCATGCATAATACCAACTATTCGACATTGAACGTTGAACATTGAACATTATTTTCTGAGCGCCAGAGAAATAAGTTTATCTATAAGTTCCTCAAAACTTAGTCCAAAAGCCTTGGCTGCCTTGGGTAAAAGGCTGGTTTTGGTCATGCCCGGCAAGGTATTTACCTCAAGTATATAAATATTTTCTTCTTCATCTACAATGAAATCAGTCCGGCTATAGTCTTTTAGACCTAAGCTCCGGTGAGCTTTTAAGGCCATATCCATAAGTTTTTGGGCCAGAGTTTTAGATATGGGAGCGGGGCAGATTTCTTCTGCGCCATCCGGGTCGTATTTACTTTGGTAATCAAAAAAAGCGCCTTTTTGCGGTCTGATAAGTACGGGTGGTAAAGCCTGGTTATCAAGTACACCGCAGGTCAGTTCCTGGCCGGGGATAAATTGTTCAAGGAGAAATTCCTGGTTATTTAGCGAATGGGCCAACTTTTTGAGCTCGTCAGAAGAATGAACAATTTTTATGCCCAGGCTTGAGCCTCCTGTGTTTGGTTTTAAAACCAGGGGAAAAGTCAAATTTTGAGGGATAAAATCTGTTCTCCCAGTGTAGATAGACCAGTCGGGTGTTGGTAAGCCGTGGTTCACGAAAATCTGCTTACTAATAGCTTTGTTCAGGGCCAGAAAAGATGCTTTGGGACCTGAACCCTGGTAGGGGAGGCCAATGTCTTCGAGTAGGGCCTGAATGGTTCCGTCTTCACCTGGTGAGCCATGTAAATTGATAAAGGCTACATCGCTTTGTCTGGCTTTTTGAATTAAAAGATCAAGTTGTGGACTTAAGTCAAAAAAAATTGTTTCGTGGCCTAGGTTTTGAAGAGCTTTTTGAATCTCTTTAGCCCCATTTAGTGAAACCTCTCGTTCGCTAGACCAACCGCCGGCTATCAAAAGGACACGCATTTAAATCTACCCCAAGAATTTTGCTAAAGTTTGAAGCTATGGCCAGGACCTGGTCCTTGGATTTTTGAATCAGGTTCCGCTTTTTTATATTTGTCCCGTAGCGTTGAAATAGATCCTCAAACCTTTCTTCTATGGAAACAACTTTGGTATGTTTGACCCGCTTGTCACTATAAATTATGACCAAAGGAAGAAAAAATTGTTTAATATTGTTAATATTAATGTCGCCCGGCCAGAATACATGGTGCATAACTCCCTGGGCAATTGCCGGGTTGCCAGTATGTTCCATTACAAGGCTGGCCCCTAACTGGCTATGTGCTCCGCCGTGTTTGATACAGTAGGCCTTGCCCAGGTCATGAAGCAAGCCCGCAGCATAGACCGCATCAACATTGACGTCCCAACCCTTTTCAAGGGCCAATTGGGCTATACACTTGGCTATCTCACCCACCAGGTCACAATGTTTACGAATGTGTTCAGGCATGTTAAATTTGGCCCATAGACTTACACACTCATTTTTATCTGGCACAGGCCAGGAAGGGTTATAAGGGAAAGGAATGGGGTTCATAATCTTGTGTTTGGGTTTTGTGGTTCTAATTAAGAAAGCTGTCGCCCTAAGCCTCTCATTGACACCAGAAGAATAGCTATTTATCAACAGTTAGGAAAAAAATCAAAAGAAAAGGCGAAAGGTACAAGGCCTGAACTGGCTCCTGGCCTTTTGCCTGACAATCTTAAGGAGGGCTTTATGTGTTTAGCCGTTCCCATGGAAATTAAGTCCATAAAGGACAATATTGCCGAGGTCGAGGTCGGTGGAGTAAAAAATCAGGTTCGATTGGATATTATAGACGAACCACCACAGGTAGGGGATTTTGTCATTGTGCATGCTGGTTTTGCTTTGCGCCGGCTGGATAGAGAAGAGGGGCTCGAGACTCTTAAACTTTTTCAAGAGGGGTTGAACCTTGAACTTACATGATGGCTTAAAAGATCCTAAATTGTGTCGCAATGTCTTGCGTCAGATCGAAGCTGAGGTTGATGAACAGTTTCGCTTTATGGAGGTTTGCGGCACGCACACGGTCGCTATTTTCCAAAGTGGTTTGCGTTCTATACTACCTGATAAGATTATTCATTTATCAGGTCCTGGTTGTCCTGTGTGCGTAACTCATGAAAGAGAGGTAGCCGCATATTTAGAGCTGGCTGAAAAAGAGGATGCCATTATCGCTACCTTTGGGGATCTGATGCGTGTCCCTGGCCCGGATAAAAAGAATTTAAAGGATGCCCAGGCCGAGGGAGCCAGAATAAAGGTGGTTTATTCGGCTTTTGACGCATTGAAGGTGGCTATGGAGAATCCTCAAGACAAGGTGGTCTTTCTAGGTATTGGCTTTGAGACCACTGCCCCGACAATAGCTGCGACATTAAAAGTGGCCAAAGAGCAGGGTATAAACAATTTTTACGTGCTGTCGTTTCATAAATTGGTCCCTCCTGCACTTAAGGCCTTGGTTCAAGACAAAGAAATAAAGGTGGAAGGGTTCCTTTTGCCTGGCCATGTCTCGACCATCATTGGCCTTGAGCCATATAAATTCCTGGCCCAAGAATACAATATTCCAGCGGTAATCAGCGGGTTTGAACCCTTGGATATTTTACAGGCCATTTTAATGATGCTCAGGCAGAAAAATAACCACGAAGCAAAAGTGACGAATAACTATAAGCGGGCTGTGGCTGATATTGGCAACCCCAAGGCCAGGCAGGTCATGGATGAAGTTTTTGAGGTTGTTGATACTTTTTGGCGTGGTATTGGCGTTATTCCTCAAAGTGGATTGGGTCTAAACAGGGATTATGAACGATTTGATGCCTTAAAGGCATTCAATCTAACTCTGCCTGACGTTGCCCCAATAGCCGGGTGTAGGTGCGGCGACGTGCTAAAGGGAAAAGTCAGGCCCGATGAATGTCCTTTGTTTAAAAAAGCATGTTCGCCAGCTTCTCCTGTAGGCCCTTGTATGGTTTCTACAGAAGGTTCATGCGCTGCCTATTTTAAGTATATGGTTGAATAGTTGAGTAGTTGAGTGGTTGAGAGGGTGAGTAGTTGAGTAGGTGAGTAGTTGAGAGGGTGAGTAGGTGAGTGGGTGAAAAAGCCAAGGGCAAAAGGCTAAAAGATTAAGAGGCCGGCTGATTAAAAATTTAAGAATTTTTTAGCATTATACTGGCTTTAGGTGTCATAAGAAGATTAATAAGTTGAGTAAGTTGTCACCATTTTTACACTCAACTCAAAACTCGAAACTCAGCTCCCAGAATTCATCGGAACGAGGTAATATAATGGGCAAAAAAGTTTTATTGGATTATGGAAGTGGAGGAAAAGCCTCGCAAAGGCTAATTAGTGAACTTTTTTTAAAGTATTTAGGCAATGAAAGATTAAATCGTCTTGATGATGCTGCTTTTTTAACCAATCTTGATGGCCCTTTGGCCATGAGTACGGATAGTTATACTGTTGATCCCTTGTTTTTTCCAGGAGGAAACATCGGTTCGCTGGCTGTGCACGGCACGGTCAATGATGTGGCCATGCTTGGGGCCAGACCAATGTTTTTGAGTTGTGCCTTTATTATAGAAGAAGGTCTGGAGATGGAGGTCCTGGAGGAAATTGTGGCCTCTATGGGTGAAGCAGCTAAAAAAAGTGGCGTGGAAATTGTTACCGGTGATACAAAAGTAGTGCCCAAGGGCGCGGTAGATAAAATTTTTATCAACACTACAGGAATTGGTCAGATTGTGGCTAATCCCGCACCCAGCGGGCACAGGGCCAAGCCTGGTGATGTAATTATAGTTAGCGGCAGCATGGGTGATCACGGGCTGGCCATTTTATCCCACAGGCAGGG
The sequence above is a segment of the Desulfovulcanus ferrireducens genome. Coding sequences within it:
- the hypD gene encoding hydrogenase formation protein HypD; the protein is MNLHDGLKDPKLCRNVLRQIEAEVDEQFRFMEVCGTHTVAIFQSGLRSILPDKIIHLSGPGCPVCVTHEREVAAYLELAEKEDAIIATFGDLMRVPGPDKKNLKDAQAEGARIKVVYSAFDALKVAMENPQDKVVFLGIGFETTAPTIAATLKVAKEQGINNFYVLSFHKLVPPALKALVQDKEIKVEGFLLPGHVSTIIGLEPYKFLAQEYNIPAVISGFEPLDILQAILMMLRQKNNHEAKVTNNYKRAVADIGNPKARQVMDEVFEVVDTFWRGIGVIPQSGLGLNRDYERFDALKAFNLTLPDVAPIAGCRCGDVLKGKVRPDECPLFKKACSPASPVGPCMVSTEGSCAAYFKYMVE
- a CDS encoding HypC/HybG/HupF family hydrogenase formation chaperone is translated as MCLAVPMEIKSIKDNIAEVEVGGVKNQVRLDIIDEPPQVGDFVIVHAGFALRRLDREEGLETLKLFQEGLNLELT
- a CDS encoding D-alanine--D-alanine ligase family protein: MRVLLIAGGWSSEREVSLNGAKEIQKALQNLGHETIFFDLSPQLDLLIQKARQSDVAFINLHGSPGEDGTIQALLEDIGLPYQGSGPKASFLALNKAISKQIFVNHGLPTPDWSIYTGRTDFIPQNLTFPLVLKPNTGGSSLGIKIVHSSDELKKLAHSLNNQEFLLEQFIPGQELTCGVLDNQALPPVLIRPQKGAFFDYQSKYDPDGAEEICPAPISKTLAQKLMDMALKAHRSLGLKDYSRTDFIVDEEENIYILEVNTLPGMTKTSLLPKAAKAFGLSFEELIDKLISLALRK
- the hypE gene encoding hydrogenase expression/formation protein HypE, producing MGKKVLLDYGSGGKASQRLISELFLKYLGNERLNRLDDAAFLTNLDGPLAMSTDSYTVDPLFFPGGNIGSLAVHGTVNDVAMLGARPMFLSCAFIIEEGLEMEVLEEIVASMGEAAKKSGVEIVTGDTKVVPKGAVDKIFINTTGIGQIVANPAPSGHRAKPGDVIIVSGSMGDHGLAILSHRQGIAFDSNVESDSAPLNHLVLKLVQEIPDIHVLRDPTRGGLATTLNEIAQQSQVECLIFEDKIPIREEVKGGCSFLGLDPLYLANEGKLICILPENQAEKALEIMRSDPLAQECAIIGQVSDERPGKVVLETGLGGHRLLDMLEGEQLPRIC
- a CDS encoding HD domain-containing protein, with translation MNPIPFPYNPSWPVPDKNECVSLWAKFNMPEHIRKHCDLVGEIAKCIAQLALEKGWDVNVDAVYAAGLLHDLGKAYCIKHGGAHSQLGASLVMEHTGNPAIAQGVMHHVFWPGDININNIKQFFLPLVIIYSDKRVKHTKVVSIEERFEDLFQRYGTNIKKRNLIQKSKDQVLAIASNFSKILGVDLNACPFDSRRLV
- the carA gene encoding glutamine-hydrolyzing carbamoyl-phosphate synthase small subunit, with amino-acid sequence MQAILALEDGTWFEGKSFTGHGKAQGEVIFNTGMTGYQEVLTDPSYLGQMVCMTYPLIGNYGVNLEDVESDRVQVAAFIVKECCHIPSNWRAQESLPAYLKRHNVMGIEGIDTRALTRHLRIFGAMRGIISTEELDPKKLAEHAKELPSMEGANLAYEATCKHPYIWTDSGPQKVSLENSRYAWPGSGPKVVVFDFGIKWNILRLLKEEGLDLLVVPAHFTYEQVHKLSPDAIFLSNGPGDPAALEDTIHTISLLSEHYPMAGICLGHQLLGLALGGKSFKLKFGHHGLNHPVQELSTKHIEISSQNHGFCIQVDHLDFLEQTHINLNDRTLEGFRHKKRPIIAVQYHPEAAPGPHDSRYFFTRFRELIS
- a CDS encoding 3-deoxy-D-manno-octulosonic acid transferase yields the protein MIKMHHWLILLLYTLAWYLFLPFTFFSSRLRQGLKQRWGFCLPKGPFDLWIQAASVGEAQLAITIINHLTSPANSTTQPLNHSTKILITTCTSQGFEVLKKKINNPHIHLAYFPFDPLCIMYRSLAKISPRLVLILETEIWPSFLSICKVKSIPVILANARMSTKSYSRYLKIRGLLRAIGPSKILAISENDARRFADIFSKAKIKTMPNIKFDQISVAPPLNYVQNPLAKYFKPKSPLIVLGSVREQEEDKIKWLIKKIMSSHPRTIIGLFPRHMHRLDAWKEFLSREEINWVLRSRLKEQISNSLVIVWDTFGELIPAYALARSVYVGGSLVPCGGQNFLEPISQGVIPCIGPFWDNFKWVGQEIIQQHLVIQVNDAQELYTELTKTKTISRDEVHARFLEYIQDKKGGTDLVCDQINKFLRNHSSQI
- the kdsB gene encoding 3-deoxy-manno-octulosonate cytidylyltransferase; the encoded protein is MSATKSINFYAIIPARYKSSRFPGKPLANILGKPMFWHVYARAKKCSMLKEVYLATDDNRIFKAASDLGVPVLMTSEEHKSGTDRVLEAAQKLKLPDDSVVVNIQGDEPALNPEMLTELLMPFTTSSEVQVTTLARQISFEQAKDPNIVKVVCSSSGRALYFSRSPIPFGRDNQPKYLGHIGLYAMRMNILAKFKTLGESRLEKWEKLEQLRLLEADIPILVVQTNFECHGVDRPEDIPRVCQLLSEG